A region from the Bacteroidales bacterium genome encodes:
- a CDS encoding glutamine--tRNA ligase/YqeY domain fusion protein: MNEENTNPAAGEVKTPANFIHQIIDEDIRNNKNNGRVHTRFPPEPNGYLHIGHAKSICLNFGTASRYKGMANLRFDDTNPTKEDTEYVDSIMEDVRWLGFDWDDRLFYASDYFDQLYEWALKMIREGHAYVDDLSAEEISEYRGTVTKAGKESPFRNRGVEENLDLFIRMKNGEFPDGSKVLRAKLDMAHPNMLMRDPIMYRIIHTDHHRTGNKWCIYPMYDYAHGQSDYLEGITHSICTLEFEIHRPLYEWYLEQIAEGSYRPQQIEFARLNLTYTVMSKRKLLQLVNDGFVLGWDDPRMPTICGLRRRGYTPESLRNFADIIGVAKRDQVIDVSFLEFCVREDLNKHSLRVMSVLNPLKVVITNYPEDQVEELDGVNNPEDPSAGSRKVPFSKNLYIEKDDFMENPSKKYFRLSPGSEVRLRYGYFITCTDVIKDENGEITELHCTYDPATRGGNSPDGRKVKGTIHWVSADKAIEAEIRLYDRLFTVENPDDVPEGVDFKSNLNPASLVKITGYVEPSLATAKPLDRFQFERVGYFCVDSDSVPGKLVFNRTVALKDSWAKIEKNENN, encoded by the coding sequence ATGAACGAAGAAAATACCAATCCTGCTGCCGGCGAAGTGAAAACTCCGGCGAACTTTATTCACCAGATCATTGATGAAGATATACGCAATAATAAAAATAATGGCCGTGTTCATACCCGTTTTCCACCGGAACCCAACGGATATCTGCATATAGGTCACGCTAAATCGATCTGTTTGAATTTCGGGACCGCCTCCAGGTATAAAGGAATGGCAAACCTGAGATTTGATGATACAAACCCCACTAAGGAAGATACCGAATATGTCGACAGCATTATGGAAGATGTCCGTTGGCTGGGATTTGACTGGGATGACCGTTTGTTTTATGCTTCAGATTATTTTGATCAATTGTATGAATGGGCACTGAAGATGATTCGTGAAGGACATGCCTATGTTGACGACCTTTCTGCAGAAGAAATCAGTGAATACAGGGGAACAGTGACTAAGGCGGGTAAAGAAAGCCCCTTCAGAAACCGAGGTGTTGAGGAAAACCTGGATCTTTTTATAAGGATGAAAAATGGTGAATTTCCTGATGGTTCCAAAGTGTTGAGAGCCAAACTGGATATGGCTCACCCCAATATGCTCATGCGCGATCCTATCATGTACAGGATTATACATACCGATCATCACAGAACAGGCAATAAGTGGTGCATTTATCCAATGTATGATTATGCTCATGGACAAAGTGACTACCTTGAAGGCATTACTCATTCCATCTGCACTCTTGAATTTGAAATTCACAGACCGCTATATGAATGGTACCTGGAACAAATAGCAGAAGGTAGCTATCGGCCTCAGCAGATTGAATTTGCCCGTCTGAATCTTACCTATACCGTGATGAGCAAACGGAAGCTGCTGCAATTGGTGAACGATGGATTTGTTCTTGGCTGGGATGACCCCCGTATGCCTACTATCTGTGGTTTACGGCGCAGGGGATATACTCCTGAGTCACTTCGGAATTTTGCTGACATCATAGGTGTTGCCAAACGAGACCAGGTAATTGATGTCTCCTTCCTTGAGTTCTGTGTTCGTGAAGATCTGAATAAACATAGCCTGAGAGTGATGTCAGTTCTCAATCCGCTAAAAGTTGTAATCACAAACTACCCGGAAGACCAGGTTGAAGAACTGGATGGTGTCAATAACCCGGAAGATCCTTCGGCCGGAAGTCGTAAGGTACCCTTTTCAAAAAACCTTTATATTGAAAAGGATGACTTTATGGAGAACCCTTCTAAGAAGTATTTCCGCCTTTCTCCTGGTTCTGAGGTCAGGCTTAGGTATGGCTATTTCATTACCTGTACCGATGTTATTAAAGATGAAAATGGGGAAATAACCGAGCTTCATTGTACCTATGACCCTGCTACCAGGGGTGGGAATTCTCCTGATGGCAGAAAGGTAAAAGGAACCATACACTGGGTATCAGCTGATAAGGCCATTGAAGCAGAAATAAGGCTTTACGACCGCCTGTTTACAGTTGAGAACCCCGATGACGTTCCCGAAGGTGTGGATTTCAAATCAAATCTCAACCCTGCTTCATTAGTAAAGATAACCGGGTATGTTGAACCAAGCCTTGCAACAGCAAAGCCTTTAGATAGATTCCAGTTCGAAAGGGTCGGTTATTTCTGTGTCGATTCTGATTCAGTTCCAGGGAAACTGGTTTTCAACCGGACTGTAGCCTTGAAGGATTCCTGGGCTAAAATCGAAAAGAACGAAAATAATTAA
- a CDS encoding 3-ketoacyl-CoA thiolase, which produces MTKLRRKIYLAAGYNTISLGTGRKEFNPRVERPGLEHYIKEAGQATLTMVGGASNIDEGVVGNFMSARFNKQAHLGAFLPMIDKGLQFKPSLSVEGACASGGLALISGIKSVLAETADTVLCLGVEVQNTVKAIYGADILAGAGWFRKRKNGHAYFFPGQFSDRAGAYYEKFGREYARKGLARWYRNAIENARLCPTAQEFHNTTQDLDKAGLTEPNPKAFTEHLNYFDCSKVSDGASAIAILSEEGLRKCGIRKEDAIEVMGIGHAVEDITQDPQDPTILTTIREAIRQAFESAGITKDQLATVELHDCFTIAGILGIEALGFAEHGKGAEFVSLGHTSRTGKIPVNTTGGLIGWGHPTGATGVHMAVTIWEQLTGKAGANQVTIHPDRPYGMTINMGGDDKTVVAIVYKKAE; this is translated from the coding sequence ATGACTAAGCTTCGTCGAAAAATATATCTGGCCGCAGGTTATAACACAATTTCCCTGGGTACCGGCCGAAAAGAGTTCAATCCAAGGGTTGAACGTCCCGGTCTTGAACATTATATCAAGGAAGCCGGACAAGCAACCTTAACTATGGTTGGAGGTGCTTCAAACATAGATGAAGGAGTTGTGGGGAATTTTATGTCGGCACGATTCAATAAACAAGCCCACCTGGGGGCCTTCCTTCCTATGATCGATAAAGGGTTGCAGTTTAAACCCTCACTAAGCGTAGAAGGTGCTTGTGCATCAGGAGGATTGGCCCTTATTTCCGGGATCAAATCAGTACTGGCGGAAACGGCTGATACTGTGCTTTGCCTTGGAGTAGAAGTTCAAAATACAGTTAAAGCTATTTATGGAGCCGATATCCTGGCCGGTGCTGGCTGGTTCCGGAAACGTAAAAACGGACACGCCTATTTCTTCCCCGGACAATTCAGCGATAGGGCAGGGGCCTACTATGAAAAATTCGGAAGGGAATATGCCAGGAAAGGATTAGCCCGCTGGTACAGGAATGCCATTGAAAATGCACGTCTGTGCCCAACGGCCCAGGAATTTCATAACACTACCCAGGACCTTGATAAAGCCGGATTAACAGAACCTAACCCCAAAGCCTTTACAGAGCATTTGAACTATTTCGATTGCTCTAAAGTGAGTGATGGAGCTTCGGCTATTGCTATTCTTTCAGAAGAAGGATTGAGAAAATGTGGGATCAGGAAGGAAGATGCAATTGAAGTGATGGGTATTGGACATGCTGTGGAAGATATTACCCAGGATCCCCAGGATCCAACCATTCTCACAACCATTCGTGAAGCCATCCGCCAGGCTTTTGAATCAGCCGGTATTACCAAAGATCAGCTTGCTACTGTTGAACTACACGACTGTTTTACCATTGCCGGAATTCTTGGTATAGAAGCACTGGGTTTTGCCGAACATGGTAAAGGAGCGGAATTTGTTTCCCTTGGTCACACCTCAAGGACAGGCAAAATACCCGTAAATACCACCGGGGGACTCATTGGCTGGGGTCATCCAACGGGTGCAACAGGAGTACATATGGCTGTTACCATCTGGGAACAACTTACGGGAAAAGCCGGAGCCAACCAGGTTACAATTCACCCCGACCGGCCCTATGGTATGACCATCAACATGGGAGGTGACGATAAAACAGTTGTTGCTATTGTCTATAAAAAAGCCGAATAA
- a CDS encoding Fic family protein: MDFNPGRYIQSIGYKAFMPEFINRNYHFDEPELTQLIELANLKLGELKAYSELVPDADHFIRLHVIKEATVSSRIEGTQTNREEALLNEEEIHPEKRNDWREVNNYIQAMNEAITNMETLPLSSRLLKNAHKTLLQKVRGKHKLPGLFRTSQNWIGGATLKDAAFIPPVWQEVEPLMGDLEKFIHSENTGLPHVIKIALAHYQFETIHPFLDGNGRIGRLMITLYFMNAGIMTKPVLYLSDFFERHRSLYYDNLMAVRTRNDFRSWLKFFTVGIIETSQKAIEGLKNIIALKQECETIRIPKLGKKMAKAQLLLQRLFIDPVIRPSQVAELTGLSLVSSYKLIEDFENQNILHEITGNGRNRIYIFDEYFKVFNPE; this comes from the coding sequence ATGGACTTTAATCCCGGAAGGTATATACAAAGTATTGGATACAAAGCTTTTATGCCCGAGTTTATCAACAGGAACTACCATTTTGATGAACCAGAATTAACACAGTTGATAGAATTAGCCAATCTTAAATTAGGGGAACTCAAGGCTTATTCGGAATTGGTGCCGGATGCAGATCATTTCATACGACTTCATGTTATAAAGGAAGCAACGGTCTCGAGCCGCATCGAAGGCACACAGACCAATAGGGAAGAGGCTTTGCTGAATGAGGAAGAAATCCATCCTGAAAAGAGAAACGACTGGCGAGAGGTGAATAACTATATCCAGGCGATGAACGAGGCAATTACCAATATGGAAACGCTACCCCTTTCTTCCCGGCTATTGAAGAATGCTCATAAGACCTTGCTTCAGAAGGTTCGGGGAAAACACAAATTACCGGGCCTCTTCCGCACAAGTCAGAATTGGATAGGTGGTGCCACGCTTAAGGATGCTGCATTTATTCCTCCGGTATGGCAGGAAGTGGAACCCCTAATGGGGGACCTGGAGAAATTCATTCATAGTGAAAATACCGGCTTACCCCATGTCATAAAGATTGCATTAGCGCACTACCAGTTTGAAACCATCCACCCGTTTTTAGATGGTAATGGACGAATCGGGAGGTTGATGATCACGCTGTATTTTATGAATGCTGGGATAATGACAAAACCTGTGTTGTATCTTTCCGACTTCTTCGAACGGCATCGAAGTTTATATTATGATAACCTCATGGCAGTGCGTACCCGAAACGATTTTAGATCCTGGTTAAAATTTTTTACAGTCGGGATTATTGAGACTTCGCAAAAAGCGATTGAGGGATTGAAGAATATTATCGCTCTGAAACAGGAGTGTGAAACAATACGAATACCCAAACTTGGTAAAAAGATGGCAAAAGCCCAGCTCTTATTACAGCGGTTATTCATTGACCCCGTAATCCGGCCATCACAGGTAGCTGAATTAACCGGCTTATCCCTGGTTTCTAGCTATAAACTGATTGAGGACTTTGAGAATCAAAATATTCTGCATGAAATAACAGGAAACGGGCGTAACCGAATCTATATTTTCGATGAATACTTCAAGGTTTTCAACCCTGAATAA
- the xdhA gene encoding xanthine dehydrogenase small subunit, translating to MPEESHQLKFLLGNQPIALELDHHPEYHPSTTVLNYLRSLPGFKGVKEGCAEGDCGACTVVVASLNEMGRLEYNAINSCLVFLPWLHGKQLITVEHLAKGRELHPVQQSIVDLYGSQCGFCTPGIVMSLFALHKSSLTPTRENAISSLSGNLCRCTGYQPILEAAMLALSSDGYDQFSNDETLVIDYLKPLQGQSLKFLHGQQEYFRPVQLTEALDFHLLHPEFLISSGATDLALKQSKKHEFLPKILDISAIRELKTIEEKNDCWIIGSGVSFQQLNQPMAAGIPMIQEVCKVFASQQIRNLATLGGNIGSASPIGDSLPVLIALEADVVLISKEKSRQVSMEQFILGYRKTDLLPGELIGKIIIRKPSPDSKFRYFKVSKRRELDISTVSLAAHLNIDNQDQIVHVILAFGGMAEKPVRARITEEWLLGKAWTPENAEKASELLKTELFPISDARSGKEGRNLMASNLLLKLFIETKENGGENE from the coding sequence ATGCCAGAAGAAAGCCATCAACTCAAATTCCTGCTGGGAAATCAGCCCATTGCACTGGAACTGGATCATCATCCTGAATATCATCCATCCACCACTGTTCTCAATTACCTGCGGTCTTTACCCGGCTTCAAAGGTGTTAAGGAAGGTTGTGCAGAGGGAGATTGCGGTGCATGCACCGTTGTAGTTGCTTCCCTAAATGAAATGGGACGATTGGAATACAATGCCATTAACTCATGTCTTGTTTTCCTTCCATGGCTACATGGTAAACAGCTGATAACGGTCGAACATCTTGCTAAAGGCAGGGAACTTCATCCTGTTCAGCAGAGCATTGTTGATTTATATGGAAGTCAGTGCGGCTTTTGTACCCCGGGAATTGTAATGTCGTTATTTGCCCTGCATAAAAGCAGCCTCACTCCTACCCGTGAAAATGCAATAAGTTCATTAAGTGGTAATCTTTGCCGGTGCACTGGTTACCAGCCTATCCTTGAAGCTGCTATGCTGGCACTTTCATCAGATGGATACGATCAATTCAGTAATGATGAAACTCTTGTTATTGACTATTTAAAGCCTTTACAGGGACAATCTTTGAAATTTCTTCACGGTCAACAGGAATATTTCCGACCGGTTCAATTAACAGAAGCCCTTGATTTCCATTTGCTTCATCCTGAATTCCTAATTTCTTCAGGGGCTACCGACCTGGCCTTAAAACAAAGCAAGAAGCACGAATTTTTGCCTAAGATCCTTGATATTTCTGCTATCCGGGAATTGAAAACCATTGAGGAAAAGAATGACTGCTGGATAATTGGTTCAGGGGTTAGTTTTCAACAACTTAATCAACCCATGGCAGCTGGAATCCCAATGATTCAGGAGGTGTGTAAGGTATTTGCTTCTCAACAGATCCGGAACCTGGCAACATTGGGTGGAAACATCGGTTCAGCCTCCCCTATTGGCGATAGCCTTCCTGTTTTGATAGCCCTTGAAGCGGATGTGGTGTTAATCAGTAAGGAAAAATCCCGACAGGTTTCTATGGAGCAATTTATTCTTGGTTATCGGAAAACAGATTTGTTACCAGGAGAGCTCATTGGTAAAATTATCATCAGAAAGCCTTCTCCTGATTCTAAATTTCGTTATTTCAAGGTATCGAAACGCCGTGAACTGGATATTTCAACTGTAAGCCTGGCAGCCCATTTGAATATCGACAATCAGGATCAAATCGTTCACGTGATACTGGCTTTCGGGGGAATGGCTGAAAAGCCTGTTAGAGCCCGTATAACAGAAGAATGGTTGTTGGGAAAGGCATGGACACCCGAAAACGCCGAAAAAGCTTCTGAGCTGCTTAAAACTGAATTATTCCCTATATCTGATGCACGTTCAGGGAAAGAAGGAAGAAATCTGATGGCAAGTAATCTGCTTTTAAAGCTTTTCATTGAAACCAAAGAAAATGGAGGGGAAAATGAATAA
- a CDS encoding cytochrome c, producing the protein MKRVGIILKLLVLTAIVMLFVKVNPVSAQSKPKPWPVPAADKAKKPSVKLTDATVIATGKELWMKHCKSCHGSKGLGDGAKAATLKTLAGDFSTADFQKSTDGELYYRVAVGRDEMPAYNKKVPDADDMWSLVAFMRTMKK; encoded by the coding sequence ATGAAAAGAGTTGGAATTATCTTGAAACTGCTCGTTCTCACTGCGATTGTGATGCTTTTTGTGAAAGTCAATCCAGTATCTGCTCAATCAAAGCCAAAACCATGGCCTGTGCCAGCTGCTGATAAAGCTAAAAAGCCTTCAGTAAAGCTTACTGATGCCACTGTGATTGCAACCGGTAAAGAGCTTTGGATGAAACATTGCAAATCATGTCATGGTTCAAAAGGCTTAGGTGATGGAGCAAAAGCTGCAACCCTTAAGACCCTTGCCGGTGATTTTTCGACAGCTGATTTCCAAAAGTCAACTGATGGTGAACTTTATTACCGTGTAGCCGTTGGACGAGATGAGATGCCAGCATACAATAAGAAAGTACCAGATGCTGATGATATGTGGTCATTGGTTGCCTTTATGAGGACTATGAAAAAATAA
- a CDS encoding 3-hydroxyacyl-CoA dehydrogenase family protein, whose protein sequence is MDYLNRLQKVSVLGAAGKMGSGILLLTALEMAEQLLKPGNNSMVFVLNAIDTSEEGLKGLLKYIRSQVLKSAEKKVVQIRLAYSERADLIENSDVIDAFVLDVMSLIKTSTRLESAYDSTLVFEAVSENQTLKEKIFRQINENNPSKPWFFTNTSSVPIGELNRNANLEGRLLGFHFYNPPAIQKLVELITIAENSDEMKTFAMTYAKNLKKIIVPSNDIAGFIGNGHFMRDALYGISVAESLSKEMPLHQAIYVVDRITRDFLMRPMGIFQLIDYVGLDVVQFILRVMQPHMHGEKLHSELLDELVMKGIKGGQFSDGSQKDGFFRYVKGKPVEVIAKENFQYLELKEFAAECDNWMGELPPNVLPWKNLVKHPDKEGLLGDYFKALRLMNTRGAAIAISYAEKSREIARKLISDGVAHNETDVNTVLLTGFFHAYGPISNFI, encoded by the coding sequence ATGGATTATTTAAACCGATTGCAAAAAGTATCTGTTCTTGGTGCTGCCGGAAAGATGGGAAGCGGTATCTTATTGCTTACCGCCCTGGAAATGGCAGAACAATTGTTGAAACCAGGAAATAATTCCATGGTATTTGTTCTTAATGCCATTGATACCTCCGAAGAAGGTCTGAAAGGATTACTGAAATACATCCGGTCACAGGTCCTGAAATCTGCAGAGAAGAAAGTTGTTCAAATACGACTGGCATATAGTGAAAGGGCGGACCTGATTGAGAATTCTGATGTGATCGATGCATTCGTCCTGGATGTGATGAGCCTTATCAAAACTTCAACCCGCCTCGAATCTGCCTATGATTCAACGCTGGTTTTTGAAGCAGTTAGCGAAAACCAAACATTAAAGGAGAAGATTTTCAGGCAGATAAATGAGAATAATCCATCAAAACCCTGGTTTTTTACCAATACTTCTTCTGTACCTATCGGTGAGTTAAACCGGAATGCTAACCTTGAAGGACGATTATTGGGTTTTCATTTCTATAATCCTCCTGCTATCCAGAAATTGGTTGAATTAATCACCATTGCTGAGAATTCTGATGAAATGAAGACATTCGCAATGACCTATGCGAAAAACCTTAAGAAAATCATTGTTCCTTCCAATGACATTGCCGGTTTTATTGGTAATGGCCATTTCATGAGGGATGCTTTATACGGAATCTCTGTAGCCGAAAGCCTTTCCAAAGAAATGCCTCTTCATCAGGCTATTTATGTTGTGGATAGGATCACCCGCGATTTCCTTATGCGCCCAATGGGCATTTTTCAGCTTATCGATTATGTCGGGCTGGATGTGGTTCAATTTATCCTCAGGGTAATGCAGCCGCATATGCATGGGGAAAAACTTCACTCAGAACTGCTCGATGAACTGGTTATGAAGGGAATCAAAGGCGGGCAATTTAGTGATGGCAGCCAAAAAGATGGATTCTTCAGGTATGTGAAAGGAAAACCAGTCGAGGTTATTGCTAAAGAGAACTTCCAGTATCTTGAGCTTAAAGAGTTCGCTGCTGAATGTGATAACTGGATGGGTGAATTACCCCCCAATGTCCTGCCATGGAAAAACCTTGTAAAGCATCCTGATAAAGAAGGACTGCTGGGTGACTATTTTAAGGCCCTCAGACTGATGAATACCCGGGGTGCCGCAATTGCCATCTCATATGCTGAAAAGTCCAGGGAGATAGCCCGGAAATTGATCAGCGACGGTGTAGCCCATAATGAGACTGATGTGAATACTGTTCTCCTTACAGGTTTCTTCCATGCTTATGGACCAATCAGTAATTTTATATAA
- the xdhB gene encoding xanthine dehydrogenase molybdopterin binding subunit, translated as MNKVAPKSLSHESAISHVTGAAVFIDDIAEPSGMLYGQVVFSPVAKGRIIDLDISKAILLPGVHKIIVAADIPGINQMGPVIHDEPCLASGSLECIGQAICLIAAVSPEIAREAAKRIVVNIETEEPILDIKTAIEKGSFFGPERKIARGNAETSLAASTFFIEGELETGAQEHWYLETHACLCIPGEDREMVVYSSSQHPSETQAIVAEVLGIGRNKVTVEVKRMGGAFGGKETQANHLAAWTSLLAEATNKPVKIRFTRDEDQRYTGKRHPFLGKYKAGYDENGLITALSVQLYSNGGYATDLSWAILERALFHIDNAYFIPDLLVTGQVCKTNQPSNTAFRGFGGPQGMAITEHVLDSIARKLHLDPAIVRYRNFYTSGSSAFTHYGKEVENNRLQMMYDRIVVSSDYFNRRKEIESFNQAHKYKKRGIALTPVKFGISFTTSFLNQAGALVNIYQDGTVNINHGGTEMGQGLHTKIRQIAAFELGISPEFIRIEATNTGKVPNTSATAASSGSDLNGMAVKLALDELKTRLSQLASTIFSEQSGQKISVDELRYAGNRVTVESNVELSISFNDLISKAYFSQISLSATGYYKTPGIYWDKDKGKGNPFYYFAFGMAVSEVELDILTGYVRFLRTDILNDVGSTLNAEIDLGQVRGGFIQGLGWITTEDIKYDAKGNLLNASPDTYKIPVVDDIPLIFNTELLESIPNPGTIHGSKAVGEPPFMLALSVWMAIRDAVSATCNHQKEIMLGIPSTHEKILLCIEELKSKPPL; from the coding sequence ATGAATAAAGTCGCACCCAAATCCCTTTCACATGAAAGTGCAATTTCCCATGTAACTGGAGCAGCTGTATTTATTGATGATATAGCAGAACCTTCGGGCATGCTTTACGGGCAGGTAGTATTCAGTCCGGTTGCAAAAGGAAGGATCATCGACCTTGATATTTCTAAAGCCATACTTTTACCGGGCGTACATAAGATCATTGTTGCTGCTGACATTCCCGGAATTAACCAGATGGGACCAGTAATCCATGATGAGCCTTGCCTTGCATCAGGCAGCCTGGAATGCATTGGGCAAGCCATTTGCCTGATTGCTGCCGTGTCTCCTGAAATCGCAAGAGAAGCAGCAAAGCGCATTGTTGTCAATATTGAAACAGAAGAACCCATTCTGGATATAAAAACAGCGATTGAAAAGGGATCCTTTTTTGGTCCTGAAAGAAAAATTGCACGGGGAAATGCAGAAACATCATTGGCTGCAAGCACTTTTTTCATCGAAGGCGAGCTGGAAACAGGTGCCCAGGAGCATTGGTATCTTGAAACACATGCCTGTTTATGCATTCCGGGTGAAGACCGGGAAATGGTTGTTTACAGTTCCTCCCAGCATCCTTCTGAAACACAAGCAATCGTTGCAGAGGTTTTGGGTATTGGCCGGAATAAGGTAACAGTAGAAGTGAAGCGCATGGGTGGTGCGTTTGGTGGAAAAGAAACACAGGCCAATCACCTGGCTGCATGGACATCCTTACTGGCAGAAGCTACCAATAAACCTGTTAAAATCAGGTTTACCCGTGATGAAGATCAGCGATATACAGGCAAGAGGCATCCATTCCTGGGAAAGTATAAAGCCGGTTATGATGAGAATGGTCTGATAACGGCATTATCTGTTCAATTATACAGTAATGGCGGGTATGCAACTGATCTCAGCTGGGCAATCCTTGAGAGGGCTTTATTTCATATTGATAATGCGTATTTCATCCCTGATCTATTGGTAACAGGGCAGGTATGTAAAACCAATCAACCGTCAAATACTGCATTTCGTGGTTTTGGCGGTCCCCAGGGAATGGCAATAACAGAGCATGTACTGGATTCGATCGCCAGAAAACTTCATCTTGACCCCGCAATTGTGAGGTACAGGAACTTCTATACTTCAGGATCTTCTGCTTTCACCCATTACGGTAAAGAAGTTGAAAATAACAGGTTGCAAATGATGTATGACAGGATTGTCGTATCCTCTGATTATTTCAACAGGCGCAAGGAAATTGAATCCTTTAACCAGGCACATAAATACAAGAAAAGGGGGATAGCTCTTACCCCGGTTAAGTTTGGAATTTCATTTACAACGAGTTTCCTGAATCAGGCGGGAGCTTTGGTCAATATATACCAGGATGGAACTGTGAATATCAATCATGGTGGGACCGAAATGGGTCAGGGGTTGCATACGAAAATCCGCCAAATCGCTGCTTTTGAACTTGGGATATCACCGGAATTTATCCGCATTGAAGCAACAAATACCGGCAAAGTCCCAAATACTTCAGCAACGGCAGCATCATCTGGCAGCGATCTGAATGGAATGGCCGTAAAGCTTGCTTTAGATGAACTTAAGACACGTTTATCACAGCTTGCATCCACCATTTTCTCTGAACAATCCGGGCAGAAAATATCAGTCGATGAATTAAGATATGCCGGGAACAGGGTCACTGTGGAAAGCAATGTTGAACTATCCATCTCCTTCAATGATTTGATCAGTAAAGCCTATTTTTCCCAAATAAGCCTCAGCGCAACCGGCTATTACAAAACACCTGGTATATATTGGGACAAGGATAAAGGAAAGGGAAATCCATTCTATTATTTTGCTTTTGGTATGGCTGTTTCTGAAGTGGAATTGGACATCCTGACCGGTTATGTTCGTTTTCTGCGGACCGATATACTCAATGATGTGGGAAGTACATTGAATGCAGAGATTGACCTCGGACAGGTAAGAGGTGGGTTTATACAAGGGTTGGGATGGATAACGACAGAAGACATCAAATATGATGCAAAGGGGAATTTGTTGAATGCCTCTCCTGACACTTATAAGATCCCTGTAGTTGACGATATTCCCCTAATCTTCAATACAGAGTTGCTGGAATCCATTCCGAACCCGGGAACTATTCATGGTAGCAAGGCAGTGGGTGAACCCCCGTTTATGTTAGCACTTTCTGTTTGGATGGCTATCAGGGATGCTGTTTCAGCAACTTGTAACCACCAAAAGGAAATCATGTTAGGGATTCCATCTACCCATGAAAAAATCCTTCTTTGTATTGAAGAACTGAAAAGTAAACCACCCTTGTAA
- the folB gene encoding dihydroneopterin aldolase: protein MGLIQIEGMEFFAYHGCFKEERVIGTRFLVDIAIEADTEEAEVTDDLKKTVNYQSVYKIIKAEMAEKSHLLEHVGRRIIHSIHTHHPEARHIKVKIMKLNPALAEGGKIKHVSVTLEG, encoded by the coding sequence ATGGGTCTGATACAAATAGAGGGCATGGAATTTTTTGCCTATCATGGGTGCTTCAAAGAAGAACGGGTTATTGGAACCCGGTTTCTCGTGGATATTGCTATTGAAGCAGATACAGAGGAGGCAGAAGTAACGGATGATCTTAAGAAAACCGTGAATTACCAATCGGTATACAAGATTATCAAGGCTGAAATGGCTGAAAAGTCACATTTACTGGAGCATGTGGGAAGAAGGATCATTCATTCAATTCATACCCATCATCCGGAAGCCCGACATATCAAGGTTAAAATCATGAAGCTCAATCCTGCTCTTGCAGAAGGAGGTAAAATAAAGCATGTAAGTGTTACCCTTGAAGGATAA
- a CDS encoding cysteine-rich CWC family protein has product MPNNRSEEEKKCPRCGKLFVCSASARCWCYEFDIPVDQLEIIERDYNSCVCPDCLKSFAERS; this is encoded by the coding sequence ATGCCTAATAATCGATCAGAGGAAGAAAAAAAATGCCCTCGTTGTGGTAAGTTGTTCGTCTGTAGTGCCTCCGCCAGGTGTTGGTGCTACGAATTCGATATTCCCGTAGATCAGCTTGAAATTATTGAAAGAGACTACAACTCATGTGTTTGTCCTGATTGCCTGAAAAGCTTTGCAGAAAGGAGTTGA